One Lytechinus variegatus isolate NC3 chromosome 14, Lvar_3.0, whole genome shotgun sequence genomic region harbors:
- the LOC121428120 gene encoding peroxisome biogenesis factor 2-like, whose translation MAHSVLRVNQLDAHQLDDEVHLLLRAQLTKAFQFFRPGVLSKCDPEVNAVLRLLIWHFSISKSGATIGQQMLNMLYTNSLPQGQRSHTLDQKHKLLYALLLVGCRWFQERSSDLSQMTRSSEKFDLVWKLIDLLERLLKIASLINFLVFLQQGFFPSILERVLGIIPRFAQPQSVRQVTFEFMTRELLWHGFAEFLFFLLPLINIHRIRNVIRRRVAGIRTGPGTLQRSLAECKECVVCGEWPTCPQEIGCQHVFCYYCLKSNFGADPSYTCPSCGHAVEEASNIRPVMCSVR comes from the exons ATGGCACATAGTGTTCTCAGAGTTAATCAG TTGGATGCCCATCAGTTGGATGATGAAGTTCATCTCCTCCTCAGAGCTCAGTTAACAAAGGCATTCCAGTTTTTCAGG CCCGGTGTTCTCTCAAAGTGTGACCCTGAAGTAAATGCTGTTTTACGTCTATTAATATGGCAT ttttcaatcaGTAAATCAGGAGCTACCATTGGTCAGCAAATGCTCAACATGCTCTACACAAACAGTCTCcctcaaggtcaaaggtcacatacCCTGGATCAGAAACACAAGTTACTCTATGCGCTGCTCCTCGTTGGATGCAGGTGGTTTCAGGAAAGGAGTTCGGATCTCTCTCAGATGACCAGGAGCAGCGAAAAGTTTGATTTG GTATGGAAGCTGATCGATCTGTTGGAGCGACTGCTGAAGATAGCCTCTCTGATCAACTTCCTAGTGTTCCTTCAGCAAGGTTTCTTTCCCAGCATTCTTGAGAGGGTATTAGGCATCATTCCAAGGTTTGCACAGCCACAGTCTGTTAGGCAG GTGACCTTTGAGTTCATGACCCGAGAGCTGCTGTGGCACGGCTTTGCCGaattcctcttcttcctcctccctcTCATCAATATCCACCGCATCCGGAACGTGATCCGAAGAAGAGTCGCTGGCATCCGGACCGGGCCGGGAACCTTGCAGCGGTCTTTAGCTGAGTGCAAGGAGTGTGTTGTTTGTGGAGAATGGCCAACGTGCCCTCAGGAGATTGGGTGTCAGCATGTCTTCTGCTACTACTGTCTCAAG AGTAACTTTGGAGCTGATCCGTCCTATACTTGCCCTTCCTGTGGTCATGCAGTGGAAGAGGCGAGTAACATCCGTCCAGTTATGTGCTCCGTTAGATAA